One region of Macadamia integrifolia cultivar HAES 741 chromosome 11, SCU_Mint_v3, whole genome shotgun sequence genomic DNA includes:
- the LOC122094108 gene encoding pentatricopeptide repeat-containing protein At4g18840, with product MSVCHIFLPCKSTMSASLPQPFVVSFTEMANTLGEVHQAHAHMIKTGLIRNTFAASRIIAFADSNHSDPSTLAYTHSVFTRISNPNSYVWNTIIRAYTNSSTPVHALLIFHQMLNGPIFPDKFSFPFVLKACSYLHWIKEGQQIHTHIIKVGLGSDVFIQNTLIHLYASSGLVESAHSLLDRMLERNVISWNAILSAHVGRGLMKQALELFEEMPERNVESWNFMVSGYVSLGLIPVARSLFDVMPLRDVVSWNAMLTGYARESCFYEVLALFEDMQNAKVKPNSYTLVILLSACANLGAMNQGEWIHSFINKNGIKIDGFLATALVDMYSKCGNVDKALEVFSNSLRKDISTWNSMISGLSIHGCGEDALRVFSEMLAEGYSPNEITFVGVLSACSRAGLLEEGRSVFDFMVHVHGIEPSIVHYGCLVDLLGRAGLLEEAGELMKTMPLKDAPAVWESLLSACRIHKDVELAEYVAMRLLELNPQDSAGYVQLSNIYGSTERWNDVLEVRRMMKAQKVRKEPGCSMIEVDGIVHEFLAGEGLFSQVD from the coding sequence ATGTCTGTATGtcacatctttcttccctgtaAGTCCACAATGTCAGCTAGCTTACCTCAACCGTTCGTAGTTTCTTTCACAGAGATGGCAAACACCCTTGGTGAAGTTCACCAAGCCCATGCCCACATGATCAAAACAGGCCTCATTCGTAATACTTTCGCCGCTAGTCGCATAATTGCCTTTGCTGATTCCAACCACTCCGACCCAAGTACCCTCGCATACACCCACTCTGTATTCACTCGCATCTCTAACCCAAACTCCTACGTCTGGAACACCATAATTCGTGCCTACACAAATAGCTCTACTCCGGTTCATGCCCTTCTCATCTTTCACCAAATGCTAAATGGTCCTATCTTCCCTGATAAGTTTTCCTTCCCCTTTGTTCTTAAGGCCTGCTCTTATCTTCACTGGATCAAAGAAGGCCAACAAATACATACCCATATCATCAAAGTTGGACTTGGTTCTGATGTTTTCATTCAGAACACCTTAATTCATTTGTATGCAAGCTCTGGGTTAGTCGAATCTGCTCACAGTTTGCTCGATAGAATGCTTGAAAGGAATGTGATTTCATGGAATGCCATATTGAGTGCTCATGTTGGTCGGGGTTTGATGAAGCAAGCACTTGAATTGTTTGAGGAGATGCCGGAGAGAAATGTGGAGTCATGGAATTTCATGGTATCAGGGTACGTGAGTCTTGGATTGATTCCAGTGGCAAGGAGCCTTTTTGATGTAATGCCACTGAGAGATGTTGTTTCTTGGAACGCAATGCTTACAGGATATGCACGTGAGAGTTGCTTCTATGAAGTACTTGCACTTTTTGAAGATATGCAAAATGCAAAGGTGAAGCCAAATAGTTACACACTTGTAATTTTATTATCAGCATGTGCAAATTTGGGAGCTATGAACCAAGGTGAATGGATCCACTCTTTTATCAATAAGAATGGCATTAAGATTGATGGGTTCCTCGCTACTGCTCTTGTGGACATGTATTCCAAGTGTGGAAATGTTGATAAGGCTCTAGAAGTGTTCAGTAATAGTTTGAGAAAGGATATTAGTACTTGGAATTCCATGATTTCGGGATTAAGTATACATGGCTGTGGAGAGGATGCACTAAGGGTTTTCTCTGAGATGCTAGCTGAGGGATACTCACCTAATGAGATAACTTTCGTAGGTGTTCTTTCGGCTTGTAGTCGTGCAGGTTTGTTGGAGGAGGGTCGTTCAGTTTTTGATTTCATGGTACATGTTCATGGAATTGAGCCATCCATTGTGCACTATGGTTGTTTGGTTGATTTACTTGGTCGGGCTGGATTGTTGGAAGAGGCTGGGGAGCTTATGAAAACAATGCCGCTCAAGGATGCTCCTGCAGTTTGggagtctttgttgagtgcttgCAGAATACACAAAGATGTTGAGCTGGCAGAGTATGTTGCAATGAGGCTTTTAGAGTTGAATCCCCAAGATAGTGCTGGTTATGTTCAATTGTCAAATATATATGGATCCACTGAGAGATGGAATGATGTCCTAGAGGTGAGGAGGATGATGAAGGCACAAAAAGTGAGGAAGGAACCCGGTTGCAGCATGATTGAGGTGGATGGCATTGTTCACGAGTTCTTAGCTGGTGAAGGGTTATTCTCTCAAGTGGATTAG